One genomic region from Mangifera indica cultivar Alphonso chromosome 17, CATAS_Mindica_2.1, whole genome shotgun sequence encodes:
- the LOC123200622 gene encoding VIN3-like protein 1 yields MSELPKTNNKTIKKHDSKKVSSSPTNQPSRKQQRKGENPIRLPPPSEQSSDFGCSNTWMCKNSACRAVRSIDDTFCKRCSCCICHLFDDNKDPSLWLVCTSDSGQEDSCGLSCHIECALQSEKVGVVDLGQLMQLDGSYCCAACGKVSGILGCWKKQLIVAKDARRVDVLCYRIYLSYRLLDGTSRFKELHNIIKDAKSKLETEVGPVDGISAKMARGIVSRLSVGGDVQKLCCLAIEKADEWLASISNVNPNCREDSLPSACRFLFEEVTSSSVVIILIELSTILSDEIKGYKLWYCKSREEVHTKEPICVFPRAQRRILISNLQPCTEYSFRIVSYTDAGDMGHSEVKCFTKSVEIIHKNPNSKITVNRRNLNNPVEGSCSNAERESKMTMGVSSGFKVQDLGKILRLACAQEQGCLEGFCSADIEKCCGANKVVNPESPEEDPLPSISRGLDLNVVSVPDLNEELTPPFESSRDEDNGCTVGQAVEADDDAASHDIEKNRFVGSHGSGDSQTTWTHRPAGEVPAVESRAELCKKRSAPSNEEPHDCDSTLINGSPFRISNGSGCLDENFESCVKIIRWLECEGHINQDFRLKLLTWFSLRSTEQERRVVNTFIKTLIDDPSSLAGQLVDSFSDMVSSKRPRNGFCSKLWH; encoded by the exons ATGTCTGAACTTCCTAAGACTAATAACAAGACAATTAAGAAGCATGATTCGAAAAAAGTTTCTTCTAGTCCCACCAATCAGCCTTCTAGGAAGCAACAGAGAAAGGGGGAGAACCCCATACGACTACCTCCTCCTTCTGAGCAGTCTTCAGACTTTGGATGTTCAAACACATGGATGTGTAAAAATTCTGCTTGTAGAGCTGTTCGGTCCATTGATGACACATTTTGCAAGAGGTGTTCATGTTGTATCTGTCACTTATTTGATGACAATAAGGACCCTAGTCTGTGGTTGGTTTGTACATCTGACTCTGGTCAAGAGGACTCATGTGGACTGTCTTGCCACATTGAGTGTGCCCTTCAAAGTGAGAAGGTCGGGGTTGTTGATCTTGGGCAATTGATGCAGTTAGATGGCAGTTATTGTTGTGCTGCTTGTGGTAAAGTTTCAGGAATACTTGG ATGTTGGAAGAAGCAGCTAATTGTCGCTAAGGATGCTCGTCGAGTTGATGTACTATGTTATAGGATTTATTTAAGCTATAGGCTCCTGGATGGGACTTCAAGATTCAAAGAACtgcataatattataaaagatgCAAAGTCCAAGCTAGAAACAGAGGTGGGCCCAGTGGATGGAATTTCTGCCAAGATGGCACGTGGCATTGTCAGCAGACTCTCTGTTGGTGGAGATGTGCAGAAACTATGTTGTCTTGCTATTGAGAAAGCAGATGAATGGCTAGCATCTATTTCTAATGTCAATCCAAATTGCAGAG AGGATTCACTTCCTTCTGCTTGCAGGTTTTTATTTGAGGAAGTGACATCTTCATCtgttgtaattattttgattgaacTGTCCACCATCTTATCTGATGAAATTAAAGGCTACAAACTCTGGTATTGCAAGAGCAGAGAAGAGGTGCACACAAAAGAGCCTATTTGTGTTTTTCCAAGGGCTCAGAGAAGGATTCTGATATCCAATCTTCAGCCCTGCACAGAATACAGTTTCCGGATTGTTTCTTATACAGATGCTGGTGACATGGGTCATTCAGAGGTTAAGTGTTTCACTAAGAGTGTGGAGATAATTCACAAGAACCCTAATTCAAAAATAACTGTGAATCGTAGGAACTTAAATAACCCTGTTGAAGGAAGTTGTTCTAATGCTGAGAGAGAATCCAAAATGACAATGGGAGTGAGTTCTGGGTTCAAGGTTCAAGACCTTGGAAAGATCTTGCGTCTTGCCTGCGCTCAAGAGCAAGGATGCCTTGAAGGGTTCTGCAGTGCTGACATAGAGAAGTGTTGTGGAGCAAACAAAGTGGTCAATCCTGAAAGTCCAGAAGAAGATCCACTGCCGTCTATTTCACGTGGGCTTGACTTAAATGTTGTTTCGGTGCCTGATTTGAATGAAGAACTAACCCCTCCATTTGAGTCCTCAAGAGATGAAGATAATGGATGCACTGTTGGGCAAGCTGTGGAGGCAGATGATGATGCTGCTTCTCATGACATAGAGAAAAACCGTTTTGTGGGATCACATGGTAGTGGTGACTCCCAAACGACCTGGACCCATAGGCCAGCTGGAGAAGTGCCTGCTGTTGAATCCCGGGCAGAGTTGTGTAAAAAAAGATCGGCGCCTTCAAATGAAGAGCCACATGACTGTGATAGCACTCTGATTAACGGATCTCCATTCCGCATTTCCAATGGTTCAGGTTGCTTAGATGAGAACTTCGAGTCCTGTGTCAAGATAATTCGATGGCTGGAATGTGAAGGTCATATTAACCAAGATTTTAGGTTGAAATTACTAACATGGTTTAGTTTAAGATCAACGGAGCAAGAACGTAGGGTGGTTAAtacttttattaaaactttgattGATGATCCAAGTAGCTTAGCTGGACAGTTGGTCGACTCTTTTTCAGATATGGTGTCGAGCAAGAGGCCTCGGAATGGGTTCTGTAGTAAGCTGTGGCATTAG
- the LOC123201001 gene encoding protein SODIUM POTASSIUM ROOT DEFECTIVE 2-like isoform X1: MGKLSFGKMLDCLCLTTSSSCSCFCLNTLESGDDIFEKKPFTMSEGAQLLRLKDVVSDNQTLAFQLKPKMVVLRVSMHCHGCARKVEKHISKMEGVTSYKVDLESKRVVVIGDIIPYEVLESVSKVKNAEIWNS, encoded by the exons ATGGGGAAGCTCAGTTTTGGCAAGATGTTAGATTGTCTTTGTCTCACTACAAGTTCATCATGTTCTTGTTTCTGCCTCAACACCTTGGAGAGTGGAGATGATATATTTGAGAAAAAGCCATTCACCATGAGTGAAGGAGCCCAGTTGCTGAGGTTAAAAGATGTTGTTTCTGATAACCAGACACTGGCTTTTCAATTAAAGCCTAAG ATGGTGGTGCTGAGGGTGTCCATGCACTGCCATGGATGTGCAAGAAAAGTTGAGAAACATATATCCAAAATGGAAG GGGTGACATCATACAAAGTAGACCTGGAAAGCAAGAGGGTGGTGGTGATTGGGGACATAATTCCTTATGAAGTGCTGGAGAGTGTCTCCAAGGTCAAAAATGCAGAGATTTGGAATTCTTAA
- the LOC123201001 gene encoding uncharacterized protein LOC123201001 isoform X2, whose protein sequence is MGKLSFGKMLDCLCLTTSSSCSCFCLNTLESGDDIFEKKPFTMSEGAQLLRLKDVVSDNQTLAFQLKPKMVVLRVSMHCHGCARKVEKHISKMEGKVLQLLKMMLKHISELVMTTGWNGAVRSQIL, encoded by the exons ATGGGGAAGCTCAGTTTTGGCAAGATGTTAGATTGTCTTTGTCTCACTACAAGTTCATCATGTTCTTGTTTCTGCCTCAACACCTTGGAGAGTGGAGATGATATATTTGAGAAAAAGCCATTCACCATGAGTGAAGGAGCCCAGTTGCTGAGGTTAAAAGATGTTGTTTCTGATAACCAGACACTGGCTTTTCAATTAAAGCCTAAG ATGGTGGTGCTGAGGGTGTCCATGCACTGCCATGGATGTGCAAGAAAAGTTGAGAAACATATATCCAAAATGGAAG GTAAAGTTCTTCAACTGTTGAAGATGATGCTTAAACATATATCAGAGCTAGTAATGACAACAGGGTGGAATGGAGCGGTTAGGAGccaaatactttaa